A window of Armatimonadota bacterium contains these coding sequences:
- the galK gene encoding galactokinase gives MSFRDLFGSPPAAVACAPARVNLLGEHTDYNEGFVLPVPLPLATCVEAGVAEGLVEAYSVAFGERRARGVDAGPQGDWLDYPAGCVWALRREGFDVPGVRLRIDSTVPLGVGLSSSAALEVAVMRAVRQLYGLALDDLHLAQLAQRAEVEFVGVRCGIMDQMVASVGQAGTALLLDTRDLRYEHLPLLPGHRMVVIDSGVRRHLAEGKYNRRRVECERAARLLGVCALRDLTPDDLLRAETLPDPLPRRVRHVVCENARVWAGAQALRQADAITFGRLMSESHRSLRDDFEVSTPELDRLVEAALRARALGARLTGAGFGGAVVAVVPLEALDTFGSGLARAAPSARILVR, from the coding sequence GTGTCCTTTCGCGACCTGTTCGGCAGCCCGCCCGCCGCGGTGGCCTGCGCCCCCGCGCGCGTCAACCTGCTCGGTGAGCACACCGACTACAACGAGGGCTTCGTGCTGCCGGTGCCGCTGCCGCTGGCGACCTGCGTGGAAGCGGGCGTGGCCGAGGGCCTGGTGGAGGCGTACAGCGTTGCGTTCGGTGAGCGCAGGGCCCGCGGGGTCGATGCGGGCCCGCAGGGAGACTGGCTCGACTATCCGGCCGGGTGCGTCTGGGCGCTGCGGCGCGAGGGCTTCGACGTCCCCGGCGTGAGGCTGCGGATCGACAGCACGGTGCCCCTGGGCGTGGGGCTGTCGAGTTCCGCTGCTCTGGAAGTCGCGGTCATGCGGGCCGTGCGCCAACTGTACGGGCTGGCACTCGACGACTTGCACCTGGCGCAACTGGCCCAGCGTGCGGAGGTCGAGTTCGTCGGCGTCCGCTGCGGCATCATGGACCAGATGGTCGCCTCGGTGGGGCAGGCCGGGACGGCGCTGTTGTTGGACACGCGCGACCTCCGCTACGAGCACTTGCCGCTGCTTCCGGGGCACCGGATGGTGGTGATCGACTCGGGCGTGCGCAGGCACCTGGCTGAAGGTAAGTACAATCGGCGGCGCGTAGAGTGCGAGCGCGCTGCGAGGCTGCTGGGTGTGTGTGCGCTCCGCGACCTCACCCCCGACGACCTCCTGCGCGCCGAAACCCTTCCGGATCCGCTGCCACGCCGTGTGCGGCACGTCGTCTGCGAGAACGCCCGGGTGTGGGCGGGTGCACAGGCCCTGCGACAGGCCGACGCCATCACCTTCGGCCGCCTCATGTCGGAGTCCCACCGGTCGCTGCGGGACGACTTCGAAGTCTCCACACCCGAACTGGACCGGCTCGTCGAGGCGGCGTTGCGCGCGCGTGCGCTCGGCGCCCGCCTCACCGGTGCCGGCTTCGGAGGGGCCGTAGTGGCCGTCGTGCCCCTGGAAGCGCTAGACACCTTTGGCAGCGGCCTCGCGCGGGCGGCCCCCTCCGCCCGCATCCTCGTGCGGTGA
- a CDS encoding sigma factor-like helix-turn-helix DNA-binding protein, with protein sequence MPARERAVVEACCSSGEAPRRLARTLGISLSHVYRLHKQAIARIRRRLSA encoded by the coding sequence ATGCCGGCGCGCGAGCGGGCAGTCGTCGAGGCTTGCTGCAGCAGCGGCGAAGCGCCGCGCCGCCTGGCTCGCACTCTGGGCATCAGCCTCTCGCACGTCTACCGACTGCACAAACAGGCCATCGCCCGCATTCGCCGCAGGCTGTCGGCCTGA
- a CDS encoding DUF4118 domain-containing protein — translation MLVRPRYPHAAYLFLYMPGVLVASYLHGILRGAIAALASTVLADLFILAPYGPFFWNVPASLGSATLFLLSAGVIALRGARYRTYRRQLEREIEERSRRERHARFLTEIMVEFSRQRELDPLLHRVAQRCTEVFGEWCAIATFEEGRLRLGALYHADAEKVERLRALVSDGAVVPGGDPVVARLLDGDAPLVLSADDAAPPAELVDVAAALRDLEVRRALGVPLCAGGEAIGVLAWATWTRSSRASPRWVNFTAK, via the coding sequence TTGCTGGTCCGTCCGCGCTATCCGCACGCCGCCTACCTGTTCCTGTACATGCCCGGTGTGCTGGTCGCCTCGTATCTGCACGGGATACTCAGGGGCGCGATCGCCGCGCTGGCGAGCACCGTGCTGGCTGACCTGTTCATCCTGGCGCCATACGGGCCGTTCTTCTGGAACGTGCCGGCCTCGCTGGGTTCCGCCACCCTCTTTCTGCTCAGCGCCGGGGTGATCGCACTCAGGGGTGCACGGTACCGCACCTACCGCAGACAGCTGGAGCGGGAAATAGAGGAGCGCAGCCGAAGAGAACGGCACGCCCGCTTTCTGACCGAGATCATGGTGGAATTCTCCCGCCAGCGCGAACTCGATCCTCTGCTGCACCGCGTCGCGCAACGTTGCACCGAGGTGTTCGGGGAGTGGTGCGCAATCGCCACCTTCGAGGAGGGCCGGCTGCGCCTCGGAGCGCTGTACCATGCCGACGCGGAGAAGGTGGAGCGTCTGCGCGCGCTGGTCTCAGACGGCGCGGTGGTCCCCGGAGGCGATCCGGTCGTGGCGCGGCTGCTGGACGGCGACGCGCCGCTGGTGCTCTCGGCGGACGATGCTGCCCCGCCCGCAGAGCTCGTGGATGTCGCGGCGGCGCTGCGCGACCTGGAGGTGCGCCGGGCCCTCGGCGTCCCCCTGTGCGCCGGGGGAGAGGCGATCGGGGTTCTGGCGTGGGCGACCTGGACGAGATCCTCGAGGGCCTCGCCGCGGTGGGTGAACTTCACAGCGAAGTAG
- a CDS encoding dihydrofolate reductase family protein has translation MDKRKVGRLAVAKASGSMRQLIPVARDEPLDALYLDLQLGEGGQRPYLYVNMVSSADGAATIGGRSRGLGGEADRIAFRRLRETADAILVGAGTARDEDYRPPRLSAEGQQRRRARGQALAPRLVVVTGRVSLDPAARMFSDPENRPLIVTTERSGPRARAMLQAAADILTAGAHEVDFDAALRRLREMGIRRLLCEGGPTLNAALISRGLVDELFLTIAPIVVGRSPHRIVTGDLPGPRRLALRELREHRGELLTRYAFEPSESEP, from the coding sequence GTGGACAAGCGGAAGGTCGGTCGGCTCGCTGTGGCGAAGGCGTCCGGGTCGATGCGTCAGTTGATCCCCGTCGCCCGCGACGAACCGCTCGACGCTCTCTACTTGGACCTCCAGCTGGGGGAGGGCGGGCAGCGTCCGTACCTGTACGTGAACATGGTGAGCAGCGCCGATGGGGCGGCCACGATCGGCGGGCGGTCGCGGGGTCTGGGCGGGGAAGCCGACCGGATCGCTTTCCGTCGCCTGCGCGAGACCGCCGACGCCATCCTGGTCGGGGCCGGCACGGCACGGGACGAAGACTACAGGCCTCCCCGCCTGTCCGCCGAAGGGCAGCAGAGGCGGCGCGCGCGCGGACAGGCTCTCGCCCCACGCCTGGTCGTCGTGACCGGCCGCGTGAGCCTCGATCCTGCGGCGCGGATGTTTTCCGATCCCGAAAACCGCCCGCTGATCGTGACAACCGAGCGATCCGGTCCGCGGGCCCGGGCGATGCTGCAGGCCGCCGCCGACATCCTCACGGCGGGGGCGCACGAGGTGGACTTCGATGCCGCGCTGCGTCGCCTGCGCGAGATGGGCATCCGCCGGCTGCTGTGCGAGGGAGGACCGACGCTCAACGCGGCGCTGATCTCGCGCGGGCTGGTGGACGAACTGTTCCTGACGATCGCGCCGATCGTCGTCGGTCGGTCCCCGCACCGCATCGTCACCGGCGACCTCCCCGGCCCGCGCCGGCTGGCGTTGCGTGAACTCCGCGAACACAGAGGCGAACTGCTCACCCGGTATGCGTTCGAACCCAGTGAGTCTGAGCCCTAG
- the mgtE gene encoding magnesium transporter: MDSARLERAKGYLAERRLPELRALVAQLHPADLADLFTDLEQPERLFLLLLLEPDKAADVLEELPDDVRVELLDRLSDEQASHLILEMEADEAADVLGELPAERARRLLARMGREEAEEFSGLLCYPEDTAGGLMTTEFVSVADHLRVEDAIAELRRIGRDIELPYYVYVTDREGVLRGVVSLRDLVTAPVDAPVREIMRTDPVTVSPDTDQEEAARILEKYDLLALPVCDRAGRLLGIVTADDLLRVVGEEGTEDVLALVGAPARADMRTYAFPWSAVARRTLFLVFNLLLNLIAATLISRFTEVLEAMVAVAFFLPMLAATAGNVGTQSLALAVRGLATGRFGPDRWRQARREGWTGALVGLACGVLVGGFAAVWQQDLRLGVVVGGAMWLALVVAAPLGMFVPFALNRLGLDPAVASGPLTTTLTDNTTLTIYLLLATFAFHGGLW; encoded by the coding sequence ATGGATTCCGCCCGCCTCGAACGCGCCAAGGGCTATCTGGCCGAGCGCCGGCTCCCGGAGCTGCGGGCGCTCGTGGCCCAACTCCACCCGGCCGACCTAGCCGACCTGTTCACCGATCTAGAGCAGCCCGAGCGCCTGTTCCTCTTGTTGCTCCTCGAACCCGACAAGGCCGCAGACGTCCTGGAGGAGCTGCCTGACGACGTCCGCGTCGAGCTGCTGGACCGGCTCAGCGACGAGCAGGCCTCTCACCTGATCCTCGAGATGGAGGCCGACGAGGCCGCAGACGTGCTGGGTGAGTTGCCGGCGGAGCGGGCGCGCAGGCTGCTGGCCCGCATGGGCCGCGAGGAGGCCGAGGAGTTCTCCGGCCTGCTGTGCTACCCCGAGGACACCGCCGGCGGATTGATGACGACCGAGTTCGTCTCGGTCGCCGATCACCTGCGCGTCGAAGATGCGATCGCGGAGCTGCGCCGCATCGGTCGGGACATCGAACTCCCGTACTACGTCTACGTCACCGACCGCGAAGGCGTCCTGCGGGGCGTCGTCTCGCTGCGGGACCTGGTCACCGCACCCGTGGACGCGCCGGTTCGCGAGATCATGCGCACCGATCCGGTCACCGTCTCCCCCGACACCGACCAGGAAGAGGCCGCGCGGATTCTCGAGAAGTACGACCTGCTGGCACTGCCCGTCTGCGATCGCGCGGGCCGGCTGCTGGGCATCGTCACCGCCGACGACCTGCTGCGCGTCGTGGGAGAGGAAGGCACCGAGGACGTGCTCGCCCTCGTCGGTGCCCCAGCACGCGCGGACATGCGGACGTACGCCTTTCCGTGGAGCGCCGTGGCCCGGCGTACGCTGTTCTTGGTCTTCAACCTGCTGCTCAACCTCATCGCCGCCACTTTGATCAGCCGGTTCACCGAGGTCCTTGAGGCCATGGTGGCCGTAGCGTTCTTCTTGCCGATGCTGGCCGCCACGGCGGGCAACGTCGGCACGCAGTCGCTGGCGTTGGCGGTCCGGGGGCTGGCCACCGGTCGGTTCGGCCCCGACCGGTGGCGCCAGGCGCGGCGCGAGGGGTGGACCGGCGCGTTGGTCGGTCTGGCGTGCGGTGTGTTGGTCGGCGGCTTTGCGGCTGTCTGGCAACAGGACCTGCGCCTGGGAGTGGTCGTTGGGGGGGCGATGTGGCTGGCACTGGTGGTCGCCGCTCCCCTGGGGATGTTCGTGCCGTTCGCCCTCAACCGCCTGGGGCTCGATCCGGCGGTCGCTTCGGGGCCGCTCACGACGACCCTGACCGACAACACCACCCTCACGATCTACCTCCTCCTCGCGACGTTCGCGTTCCACGGAGGGCTGTGGTGA